One stretch of Leadbetterella byssophila DSM 17132 DNA includes these proteins:
- the pheA gene encoding prephenate dehydratase, translated as MKIEEVRKEIDQIDEQLIKLLNERMRWVQKVGEIKRETKGSIYRPEREKWIVEKMISLSDGPLNASAIEAIFLEIFAAARNIELPERVAYLGPEGSFTHQAAESRFGAVSEYMTLPTIRSVFEAVETERARFGVIPIENNQEGIVYETVDLLSATDVNIAAELKIPVHFTLATEAENPAKIKRIYSKDIAFRQCRGFLNKYFEQHNPEEIQVESTSKAARLAAADPESAAICSEIAAKLFRLPVLFHNIEDNSNNRTRFIILSKDYENQPSGNDKTTIVAKLPKTDEAGSLAKFLQDFRKGNINLTKIESRPYKGSEDFNFWFFIEFLGYYKDENFQKILKKHGDYIKVLGSYVRNA; from the coding sequence ATGAAAATTGAAGAAGTTAGAAAAGAAATTGATCAGATTGATGAACAATTGATCAAACTCCTGAATGAACGCATGAGATGGGTTCAAAAAGTAGGAGAAATTAAACGTGAGACCAAAGGCTCCATCTATAGACCCGAACGTGAGAAGTGGATCGTGGAAAAGATGATCAGTTTATCAGACGGACCATTAAATGCCTCTGCTATAGAAGCAATATTCTTAGAGATCTTTGCTGCTGCTCGAAACATTGAGTTACCGGAAAGAGTGGCATACCTGGGACCTGAAGGAAGTTTTACTCACCAGGCTGCAGAGAGTAGATTCGGTGCAGTTTCAGAATATATGACCCTTCCTACTATCCGTTCAGTCTTCGAGGCAGTAGAGACGGAAAGGGCAAGATTTGGGGTGATTCCCATTGAAAATAACCAAGAAGGGATAGTTTATGAAACGGTGGATTTGCTTAGCGCTACTGACGTAAACATTGCAGCTGAACTTAAGATTCCTGTACATTTTACCTTAGCCACAGAGGCGGAAAACCCTGCGAAAATCAAGAGGATTTATTCCAAAGACATCGCCTTCCGTCAATGTCGCGGGTTCCTGAACAAGTACTTTGAACAGCATAATCCTGAAGAAATTCAAGTAGAATCTACTTCCAAGGCTGCCAGATTAGCCGCTGCGGATCCGGAATCTGCGGCTATCTGCAGTGAGATTGCAGCAAAACTTTTCCGTTTACCTGTACTGTTTCATAATATTGAGGATAATAGTAATAATAGAACCCGTTTTATTATCCTTAGTAAGGACTATGAGAATCAACCTTCAGGTAATGATAAAACTACCATCGTAGCAAAATTACCGAAGACAGATGAAGCAGGTTCTTTGGCCAAGTTTCTTCAAGATTTTAGGAAAGGCAATATTAATTTGACCAAGATAGAAAGTAGACCTTATAAAGGGAGTGAAGACTTTAATTTCTGGTTCTTTATAGAATTCTTAGGCTATTATAAGGATGAGAATTTCCAAAAGATCCTGAAGAAACACGGAGATTATATCAAGGTGTTAGGTTCTTATGTAAGAAATGCCTGA